In the bacterium genome, GGAGCGATAGCAAAAACCCAGACGAGCTCCTCGGCAGTCCGCGTGTCGATCAAAATGTCCACCCTGGGTTGCATCTTGACGTTACGCCAAACCGCCTGCCGAGCTTCCATGGTATCCACACAGCACACCACTGCGTCGCGCAGCGGCTCGTTCTCGTAGAACTGCCGACGGGCATCAATGACGACACCCGACGCTTCCAGAACGATGTCGCGCAACGCTTCCACCTTCGGCCGGCCAAGGTCACACGGCCGGTAGACGGACATCGGAATGTTGTGCGATTCAACGTAGTCGTCGTCGATGACCGTGAGTTTCGTTACTCCCATCTTGGCCAAGGTGACGGCAACGTATCCGCCGACGGCACCCGCGCCGATGATGGTTACGCTTCTCGCAGTCATCGCGTTGAAGAGGTTGTGCTGTCCCGAGAGATTCATCGTCGGTTCTACCACGGTCACCTCCTTTCGTCAGGTTCGGCCAGCCACTCCTCCAACGGATGCAGTGTGGTCTCCGGCGTATAGGTGTTAAGCCAACGCATGACGACGAGCGCCGCCTCCGCGAAACGGAACTCACTCATGTACTTCGCGATGGCAACCGTCGCATTTCCGAAGCAAGCCAAACTAATCCGGCTGACGTGCGGATGATGGTGCCCAAGCGAATGCCTCGGCGCCTCGCTCCACACTCCGATCTTGCCGTTCGGGTCCAGACGGATCGTAAACGGTCCCAGATTGTACCGGCGGCCGTTGTCTTCCAGGATGATGTCCGTGGTCACAATGTGCACGCCACTATCGACAATGCGCACTGCCGCCACGCCATCCATCTTCGTAATCTCGTCAAGTTCCATCGGAAGACGCTTGTGCAAGCCACGGACGAATTCCGAATCCTGCATCGTCTTCACGCGGAGGGTGAACAGCTGTTGTTTGCGCGACTCATCCGCCAATTTATCCTCCGCGTCCTGAATATCGGCGGACGTCACCTGCATCGCCTCGAGAAGAACAGCAAGCACCTTCTGATCGTGCAGCTTGTCTGCCAGCTCGTTTTCCTCGCTCCGAATCAAGGCATTAATGCGTTCCAGCGTTGTCTGAAGCTCTCCCAGAATCGCAGCGGCTTGGATAATGACAAACCCCGAAAAGTCCTCGGCGTTCGTCTCCACGATCGGTTCCGTTTTTCTGTCGGACGCTTTCACGAGATCACGATACATGCAGCCGAGCAGCTTGCGGAAGATCGTCTCACGCGCCGCCTCGCCGTGAAAAGCGGTATGCGTAAGACAGAGCTGATAATAGTTGGATCCGAGCACCTGGAAGATTGGGGTTACGCCATCAATGATGAGCCGTCCCCGTCCGCGAGTAGGCATGTTCACAAGACGCGTCTGCCCGTCCTCCCACACCTGAACTCCGAAAAGCGTTTCCACCACCATGCCGGAATTGTAAACACCGGGCGGACGGGCCTGGCAGAAGAGATGCACCGTTCCAGCTTTCTCCGAGAACGGCGGGTTGCTAATGGTGGTACTGTAACAGTAGACGAAGTGCAGACCGGCAAAACGCGAGAGCGCCTCCACCTGCCGCATGTCGGACTCCACCATCGGCTTCGCTTGGATGAACCCGCCGGACGTAGGTGTTTCGTCCACGTTGAGCAGCTCGGCATTCGGCTCTTTTGCCACGAGCAACGCGAATGATGCGACATCAATCTCGCAGGATTCGAGCACCAACTCACGTCCCTGCTCGCGGCCGCGCCGCTGCAACATCTCCACCGCTTCGTTGCTGGCCGCCTCACCGGTGAAGGTGAGAAGGTCCACGATGATGTCAAAGTCATTGGAAACCACCGTCACGCGCTTCGTCGCAGTAGCCGTCGGCAGCTCAACCCCGAGCCACCGCATGATGAGCACCGGCACCGCGAAGGCGTACCCGGATTCAAACAGTGGGCTTGTCATTTCAAACTCTCCTTCATGTCAAAGGGCTGTTTCATCGCCGCGAGTACACCTCGCACGATGCTGGCTAAATAATAATGAAATAAAAGGCGGGCGTCAAGCCGCTGCAGAGTTGCTCGCACCTTCGCCATTCACACGATATTCGTTATACTGAAAGCGATGAAAAGCCGCGCTATCCTCTATATCCTCCTCGCCGCCGCGATCCTTGTCGCAGTCGCGGGATTTGTTGCTGACTTCAAAAATACCGCCTTTTATGGCGGCGTGGACCTGCGTAACCGCGTCACCGCCGCGCGTGTCGCTCAAGAGTTAAAACAAGACCCGTATTTTTATAAATGGTCGCCCAAAGAAAGCGACCGCTATCTTGATCCATCAGACAACACAGCAATCCCCGTCGCGCGCGTGACGGTGCCTCCGACCGTATTGCTTTTCCAAAACCTCATCTCGGCGCTCCCCTACGGCACCCAACGGTGGATTTGGTTTGCATTCCAATGGGCCGCGCTTATTGCGTCGCTCGCACTCCTCGCACAATACGTCTATCGCGTCAGCGAAGAATCATGTGCAAAGCGCAACCGTTTACTCGTCATAACGCTTGGATTGCTATTCATTTCCGGAAGTTCTTTTTGGCGGCTCCATGTTGAACGCGGACAAATATATGTGTGGTATGTATCGCTCTTCAGCGCAGCGCTTTATTTATACAGTCGAGCAGAAGAAAAATCCTCCGCCCTTCAGGCACCTCCTTTAACAAAGGAGGAATATGAGTGGCTTCCGCTCGCCGCGAGCGGACTCATTCTCGGCTACCTCATCAGCTTGCGCCCGCCGTTTATTTTTGCAATTATCCCGTTTCTGCTTTATAAAAAATTCAAATTTGTATCATTCGTCGCTGCCGGCGCGCTAACAAGCGTCCTTATCACCGGATTATTTTTCCCGTTCGCGCTATGGAAAAGCTACGAACAATCGGCCACGTTTCAAGGCGCGATGCGTACGGATGCGGCAACGAACTTCACATCAGTTGGCGTTGATGTCGCCGAAGGCATGAACATTCACGAATTCTTGAGCGTGCCCGGAGAAGACAGCTCGCTCCAACGCATCATCCGTGGTGCAACAGGACAATGGGTAGGAAGCGCGACGCTGGCGCTGCTGCTTGTTATCACAACCGCGCTTCTTGCGTTTTTTATGTATCGTTTCCATCCGTCGCTTTCTGTAGGGACAAATGATTTATTTCTTGCCGGCATCGCATTTACCATGCTCGCGGAATTATTCATTCCCGCTCCGCGCTGGCCGTACGCGGACGTCATCTGGCTTATTCCTTTGGCATTGCTCGTACAAAAACTAAGCACAACGACACGCGGCACGTTACGCAGCACCGTGCTCGGCCTCATGCTTACGGGACTCATGCTTAATACCGGAGTACATGGCATCTCCCGGCTTACACTCCTTGGCGAAGGTCTGTTTATCGGGGCATTGCTTCTTGCGCTTTTGAGTAAGGAAAAGAAATCCTCCGCCTTTCAGGCACCTCCTTTAGCAAAGGAGGAATAACAACAGGACGCATTCTCCCTTTTCTAAAGGGAGGGAACCGCTTGCGGTGAGGGATTTTTTCGCGTCCAACAAAGTAGCGTAATCGAATAAATCGCAAGCGTAAACAATATCGGATTCAACGGAATCCGCAGACGCGCGCCGCTGATGGGCGAAGAAAGCAACGCGTAAAGGAGAATTGCCACGACAAAAAATATCGTGGTTTTTTTGATTCTCCCTTCACGACGCCATTCAACAAACGGACTCACAATTGCGAGTAGCGCGACGATAATAAAAAAGAAGTTTGCAATCAGCGCGAGTAAAAGTACCGGATGCGCGGCAACGCGCCCCGCTGCGATAACAAAACGAAACGCACCGATGTCGTCGTAAAGTGCCTGCTCATCTTCATATCTAAACCCCAGCTGCGGGATAGAATAAAAAAAGTTATTATACGCCGCGTTTGTGAAAAGGCTCGGCATGTGCGTCACGTGAAACACCCCATAGGCGAAGGGGTATGCGCCGATAAACCGCACCGCCTTTGCTTGTATCTCGGGAATGCGCGATACGTCATAGCGGAAATTTACATCCAAAAGATCGTCGGGCGCAAGCGCCACCCCGCGCTCTGCAAAAAGTTTTGGGAAGTGCGCCTGAAGCCACAGAGAAAAATCCCCGGCGTTATACGCGTAAAGGTTGTATCCGGATTGCGAAGAAAAATCCCACGTGTGAAGCGTGAGCCGATTGCGGATAATCCAGGGCGAAAGTATGACGAAGAAAACCGTAAGCGGCACAAGAAGCGCCCTCCATTCGCGCAACCGCGATCCCGCGAGCACATACGCGAACGGAATCATCACGACAAAAAACAAGGCGAATTGTTTTAAGAGTGCCGCAATCGCAAGTGCTACGGCGCCAACGAGAAGATCGCGAGGTTTCGCGCGCTGCACATAGAACGCAAAATTAAACATCGCAACAATAAACAGCAAACTAAAAAATGACTCGGTCATAATTTGTCCTCCGATAAGCGCGCCAA is a window encoding:
- a CDS encoding ThiF family adenylyltransferase; its protein translation is MVEPTMNLSGQHNLFNAMTARSVTIIGAGAVGGYVAVTLAKMGVTKLTVIDDDYVESHNIPMSVYRPCDLGRPKVEALRDIVLEASGVVIDARRQFYENEPLRDAVVCCVDTMEARQAVWRNVKMQPRVDILIDTRTAEELVWVFAIAPCDPDDIAYYEHHLAYTTKETAHPMCGRHGIVYASMSAASAVAADLVYWWQHGKKKRHHKALTGVMEMID
- a CDS encoding glycosyltransferase 87 family protein, with the protein product MKSRAILYILLAAAILVAVAGFVADFKNTAFYGGVDLRNRVTAARVAQELKQDPYFYKWSPKESDRYLDPSDNTAIPVARVTVPPTVLLFQNLISALPYGTQRWIWFAFQWAALIASLALLAQYVYRVSEESCAKRNRLLVITLGLLFISGSSFWRLHVERGQIYVWYVSLFSAALYLYSRAEEKSSALQAPPLTKEEYEWLPLAASGLILGYLISLRPPFIFAIIPFLLYKKFKFVSFVAAGALTSVLITGLFFPFALWKSYEQSATFQGAMRTDAATNFTSVGVDVAEGMNIHEFLSVPGEDSSLQRIIRGATGQWVGSATLALLLVITTALLAFFMYRFHPSLSVGTNDLFLAGIAFTMLAELFIPAPRWPYADVIWLIPLALLVQKLSTTTRGTLRSTVLGLMLTGLMLNTGVHGISRLTLLGEGLFIGALLLALLSKEKKSSAFQAPPLAKEE
- a CDS encoding glycosyltransferase family 39 protein, producing the protein MKRAAILIFSIALLTRVVFLFAFSDENSLLYHDSYTYIQAAKNLLTHGIYSMGYDVPPSPDSFRTPLYPLILLPFVKFGISWYVLAAIQAIVMSGAAVLVFLLGRRIFPEKIVFAAALMFAIEPFGALIGGQIMTESFFSLLFIVAMFNFAFYVQRAKPRDLLVGAVALAIAALLKQFALFFVVMIPFAYVLAGSRLREWRALLVPLTVFFVILSPWIIRNRLTLHTWDFSSQSGYNLYAYNAGDFSLWLQAHFPKLFAERGVALAPDDLLDVNFRYDVSRIPEIQAKAVRFIGAYPFAYGVFHVTHMPSLFTNAAYNNFFYSIPQLGFRYEDEQALYDDIGAFRFVIAAGRVAAHPVLLLALIANFFFIIVALLAIVSPFVEWRREGRIKKTTIFFVVAILLYALLSSPISGARLRIPLNPILFTLAIYSITLLCWTRKNPSPQAVPSL